The Ornithinibacillus sp. 4-3 region CTAATCCAGAGTTTTTCACTTCATGTTCTACTTTTAGCACTTCTTTATTTTTTTCTAACGCCATAGGTAAAGCATTCATTGCGTTCTTGTAATTAGTCAATTCGCTGTTTAATGCTTGTACGGATTCTTTACCAAGTACTTTTGCACTGTTAATTGCTTTTTTCTTGTTAGATGAAATGTTAATCGCAAAACCATCTACAAAGTTAATACCTTCTTTTCCAGTTTCTCTTGATGGTGATCTAGATTTGATTGATTGCTTCAAAGCATTTAATGCAGATTTACCTAATGACCATGCAGCACTCCAGATAGATCTGTTCCCACCATTTATGGAACCTCTAAAACCACTGACAAAACCATCACCAGCAGATTTAGTTTTAACAGATTTTAAACCCTTTTCACCTCTTTGAGCTGTGCTTCTGGCCTGTGCATATGCATTACTTTGTTGACCTCGCATACCTGCGATAAAGTCATATACAGCTTTTTTACCTCCACCACCATCAGAAGTTTTAGCTAAGTTATCGGTCGTTGATTTACTTACTCCATCAGCTGCCCTATCATTTTCTGATTTGGTTGATTCTATACCTTTCTTGTGGGCTTCACCTTTATCTTTCCCTGCTTTATGGGCACTATCTTTTTTCTGATGAAAAGAATGATCAGCAACATCTGTAATTTCTCCACCTGCATTTGCAACTTCTGTTTTTGTCGATTCAATTCCATCTATATGAGCTTCACCTTTATTTTTTCCTGCTTCAAAGGCTCTTTCGTCACCTTCTTCAAGGCCTTCCAATACAGTACTTGCAATCTCAATAGACATTGCTTCTGCTTCTTCCGCTGTCATTCCACAAGCGACTAAAAATGCTTGAAGATCCCTTAAATATATATCTTGTGTATGTTGGGCAAACTCTGCGTTACCTTCTAGATGTTCCATATTACTTTCCATCCATCTTGCAAGATAATCTTCTTGTGTCTCTAAGGATTTCTTAACCATACCTTCAGCATCAACATAATTTTTTTCTTGTCTTTCAAATATTTCACCCGTTTTTAAATCAATGATATCTCCACGTTTATCCAAGTTATCAAATAATATTTGGTTTGTTTCCTCATATTCTTTAGCTGCCATTGCCATCATTTCATTTGTACGAGATTGCACACCAATCATCAATTGTTCATATTCTTCTTGAGTGTACACCCCTTGAGCAACTGCTTGTTCAAAGGTAGCTTGTTTTTCCACATACCAATCATTAGCTGCTTTTAATGAAGCTTGGTATGTATCATTCATTTTCTTAGACCATTGCGACGCTTCTTGTGCCACTAAATTACCTTGTTTACCAGATATGTTTTTCTGGATATTGAATAACTCATCTTGAGTTCTGGCAAATTCTCTTGATCCACCTTCGAGTACCTTTAAAGCTTCTTGATATTCGTGGGCAAATTCATAAGGCATTTTTGATAAGTCACTACTATATTCATCATGTGCTTTTTTCACAACATCTAATGCTCTTTTATAATTTGCGATATCTTCATCAAAATGTTCTATAGCTTTATTTGTATACTCATTAGCAGCTTCTTTTCCTGCATCTCCTGCAATCGCATATACCTCATTTACAGCATTGGTTAGTTTTTCTCGTTGTGTTTCCAATTCAGCAATAACTTTATCAGCCATTTCACTAAAGGCTTTAACTACTTCGGCACTTGTCTTTTTCGCTTCATCTTCGCTCATGGTGCGTAATTCAAGCATTTTAAGCTTTGCACCTTCATACAAGTCGGTATATCCTTTAACACCTTTTTTAGTACCTTCAGATAATCCATCACCATAACGGAGTGCTTCAGTTCTTGCTTTTTCTTGTTCTTCAGCTAATCTTTCGGTCTCTACCTTATTTTTATAAATGGCCGCTGCTAATGTACCGAGTATTAAAGTGCCCGCAGTAATGGCAACTCCTATCGGACCAGCAAATGCCATTAGAGCACCAAACGCAGTTACTAAACCTGCAACCGCTGTTGTAACTCCTAATACAGCTGTAACAAGTAATGCTGTTTCCGCAACTGATTGTATCGTCGCATCATCCATTTCGGATAAATTATTAGCAAGGTCCATGACAAATTCTGCAGCATTGGCAAATATCGGTAGTAATTTTTCTCCAAGTTCAATTTTTAGTGCTGATAATGCAGATTGCATACGAACAAGAGCACCTTGAGCGTTGTCTAACATGGTATCTGCCATATCTTTAGCTGCGCCATCAGCATTTCTTAATTCATCCGTTGTTTCTGATAATGTTCCAGAGCTTTCTTTTAACAAAATTTGCCACTGCTTAAATGCGTTTTTACCAACCAAAACATCCATTGTTGCAGCTTTTTGTTCTTCAGACATACCTGACAAGCCTTTTTCCATCTCAGCAATAACTTCTGGCATGGTCTTCATCTTTCCCTCAGCATCAAAAAATTCCATTCCTAGCTTCTTAATTAGTTTAGATGCTTTAGGAGTTGGGGCAGACAATCGTACTAAGGATGATCCAAATGCTTGAGTAGCCATAGAACCTTTAAGACCGTTATCAGCAAGTTTCATTATTACGGCTGCTGATTCCTCTAATGACCAACCTAAACTATTAGCTGTTGGTGCAAGGTATTTCATCGCTTCGCCCATCTGCTCAACGTTTGTATTCGCATTGGCCTGTGCATAGGCAAACACATCGGCTGAATGGGTTGCTTTATCTGCACTCAAATTAAATGCCTGCATAGTATCGGATGTAATATCTGCTGCAGTTGCTAATTCTAATGATCCAGCTGCTGCTAAAGATAACATTCCAGGCATAGCTTTCATAATTGCTTCTGCCTTCCATCCTGATAGTGCTAACTTTTCCATTCCTGCAGCTGCTTGTTCAGCTGTAAAAACGGTAGTTTTATTTAACTCTAAAGCTTGATCTTTCATTGCTGCCATTTCTTCAGCAGTAGCACCACTTACAGCTTTCACTCGTGACATACCAGACTCAAAGTTCATTGCTTCAGTTAGTACATCACCAATAGCTCTTTTCATGGCATAGAATCCAATACCTGCAGCAATACCTACTTGAGCACTAGTATTACGGATTGTCATTCCTACATTCCGAAATTGTTTATTAAAGTCAGCATAAGTACGAGTGACTTTTTTTCCTTCAGCATTAAGCCTTTTTAACTGTCCTTCATACCGCTTCATTTCCGCTTGGGTGTTATTAAGCCTACGCGCTAATTCCTGTTGCTTCTGAGCATGTTCCTGCTCTGTAATATTTCCTTTTTTAAGTTCAGACGTCCAACGTCTTTGTTCTGTGGTTATTGCTTGTATTTTAACTTTATATTGATCAATGATACCGTTTAACTGTCTCTTTTTTGCACCTGTTGCATCAAGTTTATTACCATATTTATCTGTTTCGGCGGCAGCCTTTTTAAATTCCGAATTTAATAATTTAATTTGATTGCTGGATTGGGTCATTGCACTTTTAAATTGACTTGTATTAGCAACCAAATTAACTTTTAAATTTTTTCCACTCAATACTGCACCGCCTTTCTTAGATTCCTAAATCGTCGATATATAATTTTTCATCTTCGTTTGTTTCTTTTGCTGATTTCCGTCTACCTAGTAATTGCAAATGGTAGATAATATCCATCTCATCAATATCGTTTTGTGTATATCCCAAATCGATTAAATGGTTATATGCATCTTGTACGGTCTCACTCACCTTTTTTTTCGTTAATATCAGCAATATCTACATTGCTTGTTAACATTTCGGCAGCAACTGATACTTGCCCCATTACAAAGATAGTGACTGCATAAACAACCTTTACAAGATCACGTGCATCTACGCCCTCTTCAAGTTGATCTAAACTAAATTGGTTGCCAAATACATCACATACAAATTGCAAATGACTATCCAAATCCGATACTAAAACTTCACCTGATTCAATTTCTTCAGCTACCATTGCGGCTTGTCTCCATAAAACACCTGGTATCTTTTTAGGAGATACAAATCGCTGATCTTTTCCTTCTATCTCAACTACTAAAGTCAAAGACTTATGTTCTGCTTGTAATTTGTCCGTCAATTAAAATCCCCTCCAATAAAAAAGAGTGAGCAATATGCCCACTCATAAAAATAGCCCTAACGCGATTATTCCCATGATAGTGTCAAGCTTGTGTCAGTGATTTCACTAGCATGCACGTTTACGGGCTGTTTAGGGAGTTTCTGTTAATGCTAAAGCAGTTGCTTCATCGTAAACAACATTTTCAAACCATTGTGCTGGTGTGATTTCCTCTGTTGTCATTTTCGATCTCCACTCACCGTTATAAAGCAATGGAGCAAATTTGATAGATAAACTTGCATCCTTACCTTCAATTGTTCCTTGGTCTGTTTCATGATCTAGTCCGATGATTGATGGTGTACCTTTCAGTAACCAATAAAAACGATGACCGCCACCTCGTAAATTGGCCTTAAAACCTAGTGCAACCTCTTTGGCTACATCATTTTTATTTGAAAAGACCACGCCATTTACAACCTTTTCACCAAACATTTCAGCTTGAATTTCTTCTGGAATATCAATTGCAGCCATCTCTACATCAAAGCTTTCAAAGCTTCCTAATACTGCAAAAACTCCGTTGTCTGCATACTTTAAACTTTGGTCTGCATTTGGTGTTCCACTAACACTAACTGCTCCTTCGATATGATTAACTTCTCCATATTCAACGCCTGTTGCATCATCTTTATTCAAAATGGCAAGATGGAATTGTGATAAACCATGAATGATTTTTGCTTTTTTCTTTTCTGGCATTATTCATTACCTCCATAAAAATTCTTTTCGTAGCGCAAAGCTACATGATTAAGTTTTGTATCTGTTTCGTATAAACCTTGCTGATCATACTTACCGTATTCTAAAGTTTTCATTATTCTATCAACTGCTTTAACCATCCTTGTTTCATGAATAACAGTCTCCAAATCTGTAAAAATACTAACTTGAAAATTTACGGTAGCTTCGGTTTCTTCATTATCAGCGTAACCACTAGGCACATTATTTAATTGTGTATAAACCACCCTCGGGAATGGTGCATCCTTATTAGCTACACGATTATGAAAGCCACCCTTAGAAAGAGTGGCCAATTCACTATCATTTTTTAATGCTTGAAGCAATTCAGCTTGTGCATCATAATTTCCTAAATCACTCATTTAACCACCCTTTCTAACACTCTTATCATTGCATTTGTAGCGATCAATTCTGCTTGTTGACCAGACTTTGCAACAGGTGCTTGTGGCGCTTGGCGACTTGTACCATATTCAACAAATTTAGCACGCCAACGTAATGACATTTTTGGTCCTACATTGATAGCAGTACCTTCCTCTGTTTCAAACGCCCTTCCAATTGTGATAGCATCTTTAACGTGCTCACCTGATTTATAAGACCTATTCCAATTTCTCTCCTGAATTCTTTGAACATGTTTCGCACCTGCTTGTACTGCTTCTCGTTCTATTCTTTGTAATGTCGGACCTTCCATCTTGGCGAAACTG contains the following coding sequences:
- a CDS encoding phage tail tape measure protein, whose product is MSGKNLKVNLVANTSQFKSAMTQSSNQIKLLNSEFKKAAAETDKYGNKLDATGAKKRQLNGIIDQYKVKIQAITTEQRRWTSELKKGNITEQEHAQKQQELARRLNNTQAEMKRYEGQLKRLNAEGKKVTRTYADFNKQFRNVGMTIRNTSAQVGIAAGIGFYAMKRAIGDVLTEAMNFESGMSRVKAVSGATAEEMAAMKDQALELNKTTVFTAEQAAAGMEKLALSGWKAEAIMKAMPGMLSLAAAGSLELATAADITSDTMQAFNLSADKATHSADVFAYAQANANTNVEQMGEAMKYLAPTANSLGWSLEESAAVIMKLADNGLKGSMATQAFGSSLVRLSAPTPKASKLIKKLGMEFFDAEGKMKTMPEVIAEMEKGLSGMSEEQKAATMDVLVGKNAFKQWQILLKESSGTLSETTDELRNADGAAKDMADTMLDNAQGALVRMQSALSALKIELGEKLLPIFANAAEFVMDLANNLSEMDDATIQSVAETALLVTAVLGVTTAVAGLVTAFGALMAFAGPIGVAITAGTLILGTLAAAIYKNKVETERLAEEQEKARTEALRYGDGLSEGTKKGVKGYTDLYEGAKLKMLELRTMSEDEAKKTSAEVVKAFSEMADKVIAELETQREKLTNAVNEVYAIAGDAGKEAANEYTNKAIEHFDEDIANYKRALDVVKKAHDEYSSDLSKMPYEFAHEYQEALKVLEGGSREFARTQDELFNIQKNISGKQGNLVAQEASQWSKKMNDTYQASLKAANDWYVEKQATFEQAVAQGVYTQEEYEQLMIGVQSRTNEMMAMAAKEYEETNQILFDNLDKRGDIIDLKTGEIFERQEKNYVDAEGMVKKSLETQEDYLARWMESNMEHLEGNAEFAQHTQDIYLRDLQAFLVACGMTAEEAEAMSIEIASTVLEGLEEGDERAFEAGKNKGEAHIDGIESTKTEVANAGGEITDVADHSFHQKKDSAHKAGKDKGEAHKKGIESTKSENDRAADGVSKSTTDNLAKTSDGGGGKKAVYDFIAGMRGQQSNAYAQARSTAQRGEKGLKSVKTKSAGDGFVSGFRGSINGGNRSIWSAAWSLGKSALNALKQSIKSRSPSRETGKEGINFVDGFAINISSNKKKAINSAKVLGKESVQALNSELTNYKNAMNALPMALEKNKEVLKVEHEVKNSGLEDQLNALENVMKKLVDVMNSNSEDKGDINVSMNIVVRGQNDIDKIDTMLSNLGNRRKAAFGGAT
- the gpG gene encoding phage tail assembly chaperone G, producing MTDKLQAEHKSLTLVVEIEGKDQRFVSPKKIPGVLWRQAAMVAEEIESGEVLVSDLDSHLQFVCDVFGNQFSLDQLEEGVDARDLVKVVYAVTIFVMGQVSVAAEMLTSNVDIADINEKKGE
- a CDS encoding major tail protein; its protein translation is MPEKKKAKIIHGLSQFHLAILNKDDATGVEYGEVNHIEGAVSVSGTPNADQSLKYADNGVFAVLGSFESFDVEMAAIDIPEEIQAEMFGEKVVNGVVFSNKNDVAKEVALGFKANLRGGGHRFYWLLKGTPSIIGLDHETDQGTIEGKDASLSIKFAPLLYNGEWRSKMTTEEITPAQWFENVVYDEATALALTETP
- a CDS encoding DUF3168 domain-containing protein, with the protein product MSDLGNYDAQAELLQALKNDSELATLSKGGFHNRVANKDAPFPRVVYTQLNNVPSGYADNEETEATVNFQVSIFTDLETVIHETRMVKAVDRIMKTLEYGKYDQQGLYETDTKLNHVALRYEKNFYGGNE
- a CDS encoding HK97-gp10 family putative phage morphogenesis protein; this encodes MKLNVVGMEDLLSSFAKMEGPTLQRIEREAVQAGAKHVQRIQERNWNRSYKSGEHVKDAITIGRAFETEEGTAINVGPKMSLRWRAKFVEYGTSRQAPQAPVAKSGQQAELIATNAMIRVLERVVK